In Columba livia isolate bColLiv1 breed racing homer chromosome 8, bColLiv1.pat.W.v2, whole genome shotgun sequence, a single genomic region encodes these proteins:
- the HPDL gene encoding 4-hydroxyphenylpyruvate dioxygenase-like protein has product MAASLSRPCFISLHLPYRQRWAQDLANTFRFQPVAVRETPRVRQLALQRGSAVFLINERLAPGPTGTSPHDFLYDIDPRPTLGTASNVCFEVDDVPGLCKHLQSQGCSLPVPPTEVRDDGGSVTYGVASSTVGNVSHTLLDRSRYRGPFLPGFQPIQEAPSAARDGIEITHFDHITYVCPRGGTRAALDWYQRCFGFRRFLLNPQERPAEGYVLGGQGVSMLLLALQDAQDSPARGCKLVLAESLSEDGANQVDTFLEQHGGAGIQHVGLCTTDIITTTRALQQGGVQFFTPPITYYSQGGKAEEIRAAGQDPQTLAELGILLDTTAPGDKGHPGAHGTQSPSQEYLMQIFTHPIFSEETFFLELIDRRGAPGFGEGNIRALWKAVQVYMDQQQ; this is encoded by the coding sequence ATGGCAGCCTCGCTGAGCCGCCCCTGCTTCATCTCCCTCCACCTGCCCTACAGGCAGCGCTGGGCCCAGGACCTGGCCAACACCTTCCGCTTCCAGCCGGTGGCCGTACGGGAGACGCCGCGGGTCCGGCAGCTGGCCTTGCAACGGGGATCCGCCGTCTTCCTCATCAACGAGCGCCTGGCTCCGGGGCCCACCGGCACCTCTCCCCACGATTTCCTCTACGACATCGACCCCCGGCCGACCTTGGGGACAGCCTCCAATGTCTGCTTCGAGGTGGATGATGTGCCGGGGCTTTGCAAGCATCTGCAGAGCCAGGGATGCTCCCTGCCAGTGCCCCCAACCGAGGTGAGGGAtgatgggggctctgtcacctaTGGCGTGGCAAGCTCCACTGTGGGCAATGTCAGCCATACCCTTCTGGACCGATCCCGTTACCGGGGTCCCTTCCTGCCTGGCTTCCAGCCCATCCAAGAAGCCCCCTCGGCTGCAAGGGACGGCATTGAGATCACCCACTTCGACCACATCACATACGTCTGCCCACGGGGCGGCACCCGGGCCGCTCTGGACTGGTACCAGCGCTGCTTTGGCTTCCGCCGCTTCCTGCTGAACCCACAGGAGAGGCCGGCCGAGGGGTACGTGCTGGGTGGGCAGGGGGTGAGCATGCTGCTCCTGGCACTGCAGGACGCCCAGGACTCCCCGGCACGTGGCTGCAAGCTCGTCCTCGCCGAGTCCCTCTCAGAAGATGGTGCCAACCAAGTCGACACCTTCCTAGAGCAACACGGTGGGGCCGGGATCCAGCATGTCGGCCTCTGCACCACCGATATCATCACCACAACCAGGGCTTTGCAGCAGGGGGGCGTGCAGTTCTTCACACCCCCCATCACCTATTACAGCCAGGGGGGCAAAGCGGAGGAGATCCGGGCGGCTGGGCAGGACCCCCAgacactggcagagctgggcatCCTGCTGGACACCACGGCTCCGGGGGACAAGGGCCATCCTGGTGCTCATGGCACACAGAGCCCTTCCCAGGAGTATTTGATGCAGATCTTCACCCACCCCATCTTCTCCGAGGAGACCTTCTTCCTGGAGCTCATTGACCGCCGGGGAGCACCAGGCTTTGGGGAAGGCAATATACGGGCACTGTGGAAAGCTGTGCAGGTCTATATGGACCAGCAGCAGTAG
- the LOC102086960 gene encoding LOW QUALITY PROTEIN: selenoprotein Pb (The sequence of the model RefSeq protein was modified relative to this genomic sequence to represent the inferred CDS: deleted 1 base in 1 codon), translating into MGLGVLALAAWLGLGLGLASASEGVANSSRLCREAPVWSVNGSSPMVGAVGQVTVVALLKASUHFCLQQARSLGGLRERLARQGMADVHYMIVNEKAPLSRIMFGELERQAPPGVPVFQPEPEEPDVWQVLGGYQDDFLVYDRCGRLAFHIQLPYSFLHFPYVESAIRFTHSKDFCGNCSLYPNTTQEANATMEVPVTLSPLPEQGGKESETPIHQHNPLHPHHHHKVGSERAREPSGDHEPAAHARRHHGDRSQPHHKGQKQKEGNEH; encoded by the exons atggggctgggggtgctggcccTGGCCgcctggctggggctggggctggggctggcatCGGCCTCCGAGGGGGTGGCCAACAGCAGCCGGCTCTGCCGAGAGGCGCCAGTCTGGAGCGTCAACGGCTCGAGCCCCATGGTGGGGGCGGTGGGGCAGGTGACGGTGGTGGCCCTGCTGAAGGCCAGCTGACACTTCTGCCTGCAGCAGGCCCGCAG CCTCGGGGGCCTGCGGGAGAGGCTGGCCCGGCAGGGCATGGCCGATGTCCACTACATGATTGTTAATGAGAAGGCGCCACTCTCCCGTATCATGTTCGGGGAGCTGGAGCGCCAGGCCCCCCCGGGGGTCCCCGTCTTCCAGCCGGAGCCAGAGGAACCCGACGTCTGGCAGGTCCTGGGGGGTTACCAGGACGACTTCCTTGTCTATGACCG GTGTGGCCGCCTGGCTTTCCACATCCAGCTGCCCTACAGCTTCCTCCACTTCCCCTACGTAGAGTCGGCCATCCGCTTCACCCACAGCAAGGACTTCTGTGGCAACTGCTCCCTCTACCCCAACACCACCCAGGAG GCTAATGCTACCATGGAGGTCCCTGTAACCCTGAGCCCACTTCCTGAACAAGGGGGGAAGGAGTCAGAGACCCCCATCCACCAGCACAACCCCCTCCATCCTCACCACCACCACAAGGTTGGCAGCGAGAGAGCCAGAGAGCCGAGTGGGGACCATGAACCTGCTGCCCATGCTCGTCGCCACCACGGGGACCGCAGCCAGCCACATCAC AAGGGGCAGAAACAGAAGGAGGGAAATGAGCACTAA